In Musa acuminata AAA Group cultivar baxijiao chromosome BXJ2-3, Cavendish_Baxijiao_AAA, whole genome shotgun sequence, the following proteins share a genomic window:
- the LOC135606731 gene encoding small ribosomal subunit protein uS12 isoform X3, with translation MGKTRGMGAGRKLKTHRRRQRWADKAYKKSHLGNEWKKPFAGSSHAKGIVLEKIGIEAKQPNSAIRKCARVQLIKNGKKIAAFVPNDGCLNFIEENDEVLIAGFGRKGHAVGDIPGVRFKVVKVSGVSLLALFKEKKEKPRS, from the exons AAAGACTCGTGGTATGGGAGCTGGGCGCAAGCTCAAAACCCATAGGAGGAGGCAAAGATGGGCAGACAAAGCATACAAGAAAAGTCATCTCGGCAATGAGTGGAAGAAGCCCTTTGCTGGTTCTTCGCATGCCAAGGGTATCGTTCTCGAGAAGAT AGGTATCGAAGCCAAGCAGCCCAACTCCGCTATCCGAAAGTGTGCTAGAGTGCAATTGATAAAGAACGGGAAGAAGATCGCAGCCTTTGTTCCAAACGATGGTTGCTTAAACTTCATAGAAGAGAAT GATGAAGTCTTGATAGCTGGTTTCGGACGAAAGGGCCACGCGGTGGGGGATATTCCTGGAGTAAGGTTTAAGGTTGTGAAGGTTTCTGGTGTGTCCCTTTTGGCACTCTTcaaggaaaagaaggagaagCCTCGGTCTTGA